One part of the Mycobacterium marinum genome encodes these proteins:
- a CDS encoding SMP-30/gluconolactonase/LRE family protein: protein MHDTFAVICNGTRREVSPLARGFCFGEGPRWFEGLLWFSDMLGEAVHTSDMHGSLTTLPLPGHSPCGLGFRPDGTLLIASAHDRLVLRYDGDTVVTVADLRDLAPADLGDMVIDRAGRAYIGCQSFSGGVIIRLDTDNSAQVVAEDLDFPNGMVITPDHDTLIVAESVGRRLSAFTVSADGALNDRRVFAAGLDGPPDGIALDAEGAVWAAMTLAHQFERIVAGGVVTDRIDMGDRVAIACALGGPGRRTLFLLSSTDAYPKRLIGTRLSQLDAVTVATPGAGLP, encoded by the coding sequence GTGCATGACACTTTTGCCGTGATTTGTAACGGCACGCGTCGAGAGGTAAGCCCGCTGGCCCGCGGCTTCTGTTTCGGCGAGGGGCCGCGCTGGTTCGAGGGGCTGCTCTGGTTCTCCGACATGCTGGGCGAGGCCGTACACACCTCGGACATGCACGGCTCGCTGACCACCCTGCCGCTGCCCGGCCACTCCCCTTGCGGGCTGGGGTTCCGGCCCGACGGGACACTGTTGATTGCGTCGGCGCACGACCGGCTGGTCCTGCGCTACGACGGCGACACCGTGGTCACCGTCGCCGATCTGCGCGACCTGGCACCCGCCGACCTCGGCGACATGGTGATCGACCGTGCGGGCCGCGCCTATATCGGGTGCCAGTCCTTCTCGGGCGGCGTGATCATCCGGCTCGATACCGACAACAGCGCACAGGTCGTCGCCGAGGACCTCGACTTCCCCAACGGGATGGTCATTACCCCCGACCACGACACGCTCATCGTCGCCGAGTCGGTCGGCCGCCGGCTCAGCGCATTCACCGTCAGCGCCGATGGCGCGCTCAACGACCGCCGGGTCTTCGCCGCGGGCCTGGACGGGCCACCCGACGGCATCGCCCTCGACGCCGAGGGCGCGGTCTGGGCGGCCATGACGCTGGCTCACCAATTCGAGCGGATCGTCGCCGGCGGGGTGGTGACCGACCGCATCGACATGGGTGATCGGGTTGCCATCGCATGCGCGTTGGGCGGGCCCGGGCGCCGCACGTTGTTCCTGCTGTCCAGCACCGACGCGTATCCCAAGCGGCTGATCGGCACCCGGCTTTCCCAGCTGGATGCCGTCACCGTGGCCACCCCCGGCGCCGGCCTGCCTTGA
- a CDS encoding acyl-CoA thioesterase, which produces MSALTTDSEQAQWSVDGLLELFQVRADGVDRFTADTGFAGHDERQVVEGTQVVAQAIMAVASRFEGKSVRSAHAVFCRAVIVGPPLELVLDVVHEGRSTATAIVAANQNGKRCLTVTVLADIPTPDVIKHHLPRPPVVAPAGANVSQMPMAGRQLRLVDVVDVNSPDEVGPPELYAWLHYEPIPDRDDLAKALIAYFTGHLGISTTMRAHPGIGTSQAHLSVSTAPMTISVAFHEPVRWDGWLLYSHESTQVGAGMSYVRGTVHTEQGALIASFAQEALIRPLRTSDTSIDARSRF; this is translated from the coding sequence GTGAGCGCATTGACCACAGATTCTGAACAGGCCCAATGGTCAGTCGATGGCCTGCTCGAACTTTTCCAGGTGCGCGCCGATGGGGTCGATCGGTTCACCGCCGACACTGGATTCGCCGGCCACGACGAGCGGCAAGTGGTGGAAGGCACCCAAGTGGTCGCGCAGGCCATCATGGCCGTGGCGAGCCGGTTCGAGGGCAAGTCGGTGCGCTCGGCGCACGCCGTTTTCTGCCGCGCCGTCATCGTCGGCCCGCCGCTCGAACTCGTCCTCGACGTCGTCCATGAAGGCCGATCGACGGCCACCGCGATCGTCGCGGCCAATCAGAACGGCAAGCGCTGCTTGACCGTGACGGTGCTGGCCGACATCCCCACCCCGGATGTGATCAAGCATCACCTGCCGCGCCCACCGGTGGTTGCGCCCGCCGGCGCCAACGTTTCGCAAATGCCGATGGCCGGCCGGCAGTTGCGGCTCGTCGATGTCGTCGACGTCAACAGTCCCGACGAGGTGGGGCCGCCGGAACTGTATGCGTGGCTGCACTACGAACCAATTCCGGACCGCGACGACCTGGCCAAGGCGCTGATCGCGTATTTCACCGGCCACCTTGGGATTTCAACCACCATGCGGGCGCATCCGGGCATCGGCACCAGCCAAGCCCATCTGAGCGTGTCGACCGCGCCGATGACGATCTCGGTTGCCTTCCATGAACCCGTGCGCTGGGACGGTTGGTTGCTCTACAGCCACGAGAGCACTCAGGTCGGCGCGGGAATGTCCTATGTGCGCGGCACGGTACACACCGAACAAGGCGCCCTCATCGCCTCGTTCGCCCAGGAGGCGCTGATCCGGCCGCTTCGCACCAGTGACACCTCGATCGATGCCCGGTCGCGGTTCTAG
- a CDS encoding LLM class F420-dependent oxidoreductase, producing the protein MRFIITHPMHSHPYHPELASGAGVAAVAAAAERAGFHGFGFTDHPAPSQRWLEAGGHDALDPFVALGFAAAQTTSLRLIPNIVVLPYRNPFVVAKSAATLDLLSGGRFILAVGVGYLKREFAALGVDHAERAELFDEALQVIRTVWTSDDISFEGSHFSARGITAHPRPASNPYPPIWVGGNTAAARRRVAVHGDGWCPFPAPAPLAQTAGTAAIDSAGRLAAGIDDLRRKCDAAGRDFSAIDVAFTNFDGGGPASADFNADAYLGGLEKLATLGVTWVHVGLPGDGLAHALECIDRFRAQVIDAA; encoded by the coding sequence TTGCGCTTCATCATCACCCACCCGATGCACAGTCATCCCTACCACCCCGAACTCGCCTCCGGCGCCGGCGTCGCGGCCGTCGCGGCGGCAGCCGAGCGGGCCGGCTTCCACGGCTTCGGCTTCACCGACCACCCGGCACCGTCGCAGCGCTGGCTCGAGGCGGGAGGCCACGACGCGCTGGATCCCTTTGTCGCACTGGGCTTTGCGGCGGCACAAACGACGTCACTGCGCTTGATTCCCAACATCGTCGTGTTGCCGTATCGCAACCCGTTTGTGGTGGCGAAGTCCGCTGCCACGCTGGACCTACTGTCGGGTGGTCGGTTCATCCTCGCGGTCGGCGTGGGTTATCTCAAGCGGGAGTTCGCGGCGCTGGGTGTGGACCATGCCGAACGCGCCGAGCTGTTCGACGAGGCACTGCAGGTGATCCGGACGGTCTGGACCAGCGACGACATATCCTTTGAGGGAAGCCATTTCAGCGCGCGGGGAATCACCGCCCACCCCCGCCCGGCCAGCAATCCCTACCCGCCCATCTGGGTGGGCGGTAACACGGCGGCAGCGCGCCGACGCGTCGCCGTCCACGGGGACGGCTGGTGTCCTTTCCCCGCGCCGGCACCGCTGGCGCAGACCGCGGGCACTGCGGCCATCGACTCGGCGGGCCGGCTCGCCGCCGGTATCGACGATTTGCGGCGCAAGTGTGACGCGGCGGGCCGGGATTTCTCCGCGATCGATGTCGCCTTCACCAACTTCGACGGCGGCGGTCCGGCAAGCGCGGACTTCAATGCCGACGCCTATCTGGGGGGGTTGGAAAAGCTGGCGACGCTCGGGGTGACGTGGGTGCACGTCGGTCTGCCCGGTGACGGCCTTGCGCACGCGCTGGAATGTATCGACCGATTTCGCGCCCAGGTGATCGACGCCGCCTGA
- a CDS encoding DUF427 domain-containing protein: protein MSLATGHGPLSKHPAGRFCPPVPDGLVYVEPHPRRIQAFRNGRLVIDTERALMVHRRGHPLRYVFPTDEIADLPTQPETAAPGFVHVRWDAVDMWLEEGRQLVHYPPNPYHRVDCRPTTRHLHVALAGTTLVNTQDTVIVFETSLQPRLYVAPAQVRTDLLVRSQTSSYCNYKGVATYWSAVVGDMVAPDIAWSYEDPPPESVPIKGFLSFDEGAVQVTAELPAR from the coding sequence ATGAGCCTGGCCACCGGGCACGGCCCGCTCAGCAAGCATCCGGCCGGGCGCTTCTGCCCGCCGGTGCCCGATGGTTTGGTCTACGTCGAGCCACATCCTCGGCGCATCCAGGCATTTCGCAATGGGCGCCTGGTAATCGACACCGAGCGCGCGCTGATGGTGCACCGGCGGGGCCACCCGCTGCGCTACGTGTTTCCCACCGACGAGATCGCCGACCTACCGACTCAGCCCGAGACCGCGGCGCCCGGCTTCGTCCATGTTCGGTGGGATGCCGTCGACATGTGGCTCGAAGAGGGCCGCCAACTCGTGCACTACCCGCCGAACCCCTACCACCGCGTCGACTGCCGCCCGACCACGCGACACCTGCACGTCGCGCTGGCCGGCACCACGCTGGTGAACACCCAGGACACGGTGATCGTCTTCGAAACTTCGCTGCAACCACGTCTGTATGTGGCGCCAGCGCAGGTGCGCACCGACCTGCTGGTGAGGTCACAGACCTCCAGCTACTGCAACTACAAGGGCGTGGCGACCTACTGGTCGGCCGTCGTCGGCGACATGGTCGCCCCTGACATTGCCTGGAGTTACGAAGATCCGCCGCCGGAAAGCGTTCCGATCAAAGGGTTCTTGAGCTTCGACGAAGGGGCCGTGCAGGTCACCGCGGAGTTGCCAGCAAGGTAG
- a CDS encoding phosphotransferase, whose product MIALARLATHLGRGLGRVATDAVLRNARAFPRRIDDLDAPALSAIMGRRVSSVSVLDDSSGTTSRARLALSGNDVPESVFVKMAAATAATRFIGELGRLAETEVSFYRDLSPELAPDAPTAYGCAFDSLTGRFVLVLEDLAAPAEGTCDFSDTLHPFNNDQAALAVELLARLHATCWVQLNHGGGRPFGWLYAASRDPSVPLVPTMLRASWRRLGGHAAALLPGRDFVFEHYRAITGLIDAPPHTVLHGDAHPGNWYFRSSGGPLAAGLLDWQAVRLGHPARDLAYTLITGMTTTDRRVTERELLDVYRRALAAAGGPELDREELWLRYRQAAVYAYVATTIVAGLGGMQAADIALTGLDLTVAALHDLQTVAALRAADLGGTS is encoded by the coding sequence GTGATCGCGCTGGCTCGCCTAGCCACTCATCTCGGTCGTGGCCTCGGCCGGGTGGCAACCGACGCCGTGCTGCGCAACGCCAGAGCATTCCCCCGCCGCATCGACGACCTGGATGCGCCGGCGTTGTCGGCAATCATGGGGCGCAGGGTGTCCTCGGTGTCGGTGCTCGATGACAGCAGTGGGACGACGTCGCGGGCCCGACTAGCGCTGAGCGGCAACGACGTTCCCGAGTCGGTGTTCGTCAAGATGGCGGCGGCTACGGCCGCGACCAGATTTATCGGCGAGCTGGGCCGGCTGGCCGAGACCGAGGTGAGTTTCTACCGCGACCTGTCCCCCGAGTTAGCGCCCGACGCGCCAACGGCATACGGCTGCGCGTTCGATTCGCTGACCGGCCGATTCGTGCTTGTCCTGGAAGACTTGGCAGCTCCCGCCGAAGGGACATGCGATTTCTCGGACACGCTGCATCCGTTCAACAACGATCAGGCCGCCCTGGCGGTCGAACTGCTTGCCCGCCTGCACGCGACGTGCTGGGTACAGCTCAATCACGGCGGTGGCCGACCATTTGGATGGCTGTATGCGGCCTCGCGTGATCCGAGCGTGCCGCTGGTTCCCACCATGCTGCGGGCCTCGTGGCGCAGGTTGGGCGGGCACGCCGCGGCGCTCCTGCCAGGTCGCGACTTTGTCTTCGAGCACTACCGGGCGATCACCGGACTCATCGACGCACCACCACACACCGTGCTGCACGGCGACGCGCACCCGGGTAATTGGTATTTCCGCTCATCGGGCGGCCCGCTCGCGGCGGGTCTGCTCGACTGGCAGGCGGTCCGGCTCGGCCACCCCGCCCGCGATCTCGCTTACACGCTGATCACCGGCATGACCACCACCGACCGTCGGGTCACCGAGCGCGAACTGCTCGACGTCTACCGCCGCGCATTGGCCGCCGCCGGCGGGCCGGAGCTGGACCGCGAAGAGCTATGGCTGCGCTATCGACAAGCCGCCGTCTACGCCTATGTCGCAACCACGATCGTGGCCGGCCTGGGCGGCATGCAGGCCGCAGACATCGCGCTCACCGGCCTGGACCTGACAGTCGCGGCCTTGCACGACCTGCAGACCGTGGCCGCGTTACGGGCCGCCGATCTAGGAGGAACGTCATGA
- a CDS encoding CaiB/BaiF CoA transferase family protein, translated as MAGPVEGIKVVELGVWVAAPAAAAILADWGADVIKIEPPAGDPGRLFGRMLGCDLGMNPPFEMDNRCKRSVVLDLSTDTGRELAYELLSDADVFITNVRPAALRRLGLDFAAVSGRNPRLVYGLITGYGETGPDADRAAYDVAAFWSRGGLAHLLTRPGDTPPFQRGGMGDHTTGMTLAAAVCAALLARERTGTGQLVSTSLYRQGAYTVSFDLNTYLLTGQQIAIGQRESMGNPCMNNYTAGDGRRFWIVGLEIDRHWPALCRVVERPGWLTDPRYGDARGRAANAVELIAQLDQIFATRSLADWTEIFDAEPDFFWSPINSLENIVADEQFHAAGGIVDVPDGASSVPMVATPADFHGTPCTPRSVAPQLGQHTDQVLGELAARRKS; from the coding sequence ATGGCGGGACCGGTGGAAGGCATCAAGGTTGTCGAGCTCGGGGTCTGGGTCGCGGCGCCGGCCGCGGCCGCCATTCTGGCCGACTGGGGTGCCGACGTGATCAAGATAGAACCGCCGGCCGGCGATCCGGGCCGGCTGTTCGGCCGGATGCTGGGCTGCGATCTCGGGATGAACCCGCCGTTCGAGATGGACAACCGCTGCAAGCGCAGCGTCGTGCTGGACCTGTCCACCGACACCGGCCGCGAGCTGGCATACGAATTGCTCTCCGACGCTGATGTTTTCATCACCAACGTGCGCCCGGCGGCGTTGCGACGGCTGGGGCTCGACTTCGCTGCGGTGTCCGGTCGCAACCCACGCCTCGTCTACGGGCTCATCACCGGGTATGGAGAGACCGGGCCCGACGCCGATCGCGCCGCCTATGACGTGGCTGCCTTCTGGTCGCGCGGTGGCCTCGCGCATCTGCTCACCCGGCCCGGGGACACGCCGCCGTTTCAGCGCGGCGGCATGGGGGACCACACGACCGGCATGACCTTGGCCGCCGCCGTCTGTGCCGCGCTGCTGGCGCGGGAGCGGACCGGGACGGGTCAGCTGGTGAGCACATCGCTGTATCGCCAGGGGGCCTACACCGTGAGCTTTGACCTCAACACCTACCTGCTCACCGGTCAGCAGATCGCAATCGGACAACGTGAATCAATGGGCAACCCGTGCATGAACAACTACACCGCCGGCGACGGGCGACGATTCTGGATCGTCGGACTGGAGATCGACCGGCACTGGCCCGCCCTGTGTCGCGTCGTTGAACGCCCCGGCTGGCTGACCGACCCGCGCTACGGCGATGCGCGCGGGCGTGCGGCCAACGCGGTAGAGCTCATCGCGCAACTGGACCAGATCTTCGCGACCAGGTCTCTCGCCGACTGGACCGAGATCTTCGATGCTGAACCGGATTTCTTCTGGTCGCCGATCAACAGCCTCGAAAACATCGTCGCCGACGAGCAGTTCCATGCCGCTGGCGGCATCGTTGACGTGCCGGACGGGGCCTCGAGTGTGCCGATGGTGGCAACCCCCGCCGACTTTCACGGCACACCATGCACGCCACGTTCGGTGGCGCCGCAGCTCGGTCAGCACACCGACCAAGTGCTGGGTGAACTGGCGGCGCGCCGCAAGTCCTGA
- a CDS encoding cytochrome P450, producing MNFSYDPFDARVMADPLPYYRVLRDQHPVYYLPQWDTFAISRFDDIWRVLEVNDGTFVASEGTLPAASVLARHNSGPVDDPPWHPLPFHAVFDVPLYGEIRRAHSPPLRPKSVAGLEARIRELANERLDRLLSQGSFDLTQDYGGVVVASIVCEILGMPASLAPEVLAAVNAGSLTEPGVGVDTAEARPNYLEFLVPVVRQRRADPTGELPVVDGLLRYRLPDGSALDDTEVATQMLCIFIGGTETVPKIVAHGLWELSRRPDQLAAVRTDPQSNVNVAREEMIRYCAPAQWFARTARKPFTIGDQTIEPGQRVITLLASANRDEREYPDPDEFIWDRPIRRSLAFGRGQHFCIGYHLARLEISVLLQEWFRRVPEFQICAAQATRLPSSFQWGWNKIPVEV from the coding sequence GTGAACTTCAGCTACGACCCTTTCGACGCCCGGGTGATGGCCGACCCGTTGCCCTACTACCGCGTCCTGCGCGACCAACACCCGGTGTACTACCTGCCGCAATGGGATACCTTCGCGATCTCGCGCTTCGACGACATCTGGCGGGTACTGGAAGTCAACGACGGAACGTTCGTCGCGTCGGAGGGGACGTTGCCGGCTGCGTCGGTGCTGGCCCGGCACAATAGCGGCCCGGTGGACGACCCGCCGTGGCATCCGTTGCCGTTTCATGCGGTCTTCGACGTACCGTTGTACGGCGAGATCCGCCGCGCGCACTCCCCACCGCTTCGGCCCAAGTCCGTGGCCGGGCTCGAAGCCAGAATCCGCGAGCTAGCCAACGAACGACTCGACCGGCTGCTGTCGCAAGGCTCATTCGACCTCACCCAAGACTACGGCGGCGTGGTGGTGGCCAGCATCGTATGCGAAATACTGGGAATGCCAGCATCTTTGGCGCCGGAGGTGCTTGCCGCCGTCAATGCGGGCAGCCTCACCGAACCTGGCGTCGGCGTCGACACCGCCGAGGCTCGGCCCAACTATCTGGAGTTTCTGGTCCCGGTCGTGCGGCAGCGCCGGGCGGATCCGACCGGGGAGCTTCCGGTTGTTGACGGCCTGCTGCGCTACCGATTGCCCGACGGCAGTGCGCTCGACGACACCGAGGTTGCCACCCAGATGCTCTGCATCTTCATCGGGGGCACCGAGACCGTGCCCAAGATCGTGGCGCACGGGCTGTGGGAGCTCAGCCGGCGTCCCGACCAGTTGGCGGCGGTGCGCACCGACCCGCAGTCCAACGTGAACGTCGCGCGCGAGGAGATGATCCGCTATTGCGCCCCCGCACAATGGTTTGCCCGAACCGCACGCAAGCCGTTCACCATAGGCGACCAAACCATCGAGCCGGGCCAGCGCGTCATCACCCTGCTGGCTTCGGCCAACCGCGACGAGCGTGAGTACCCGGATCCCGACGAGTTCATCTGGGATCGGCCGATCCGGCGCTCCCTGGCGTTCGGCCGTGGTCAGCACTTCTGCATCGGGTATCACCTGGCCAGGCTCGAAATCTCAGTACTACTGCAGGAATGGTTTCGGCGGGTGCCCGAATTCCAGATCTGCGCAGCGCAGGCCACCCGATTGCCATCCAGCTTCCAGTGGGGATGGAACAAGATCCCGGTGGAGGTTTGA
- a CDS encoding zinc-binding dehydrogenase: MWSYRINAPYLFERTSIADKTPECLAEGQVLLRFQAAGVCGSDLPAFRGARGHLPGDDGHSAAAKDGFPIHEVAGEVIASRHRAHHQGDRVVGWASGFDGLMQRVIADGDGLAPYAPGLTPAQAVGLQPLACVLYACAQLPDLAGRHVAVIGQGSIGLLFSYAAKAAGARRVTGVDPIDRENLSATFGVDNAVRATSDRWVSQLGAGDRADIVIEAVGHQVATLGHAIDAAAPGGTVFYFGVADDDAYPISMRTMLRNNLTLKSGVTQDRRRMLELAGKFAAEHPELLSGYLTHNFDVEDVQAAFELACRPVPERVKIAITA; encoded by the coding sequence GTGTGGTCCTATCGAATCAATGCTCCTTACCTGTTCGAGCGCACCTCGATCGCCGACAAGACACCCGAGTGCCTGGCGGAAGGGCAAGTGCTGCTGCGGTTTCAGGCCGCCGGGGTGTGTGGCAGCGACCTGCCCGCCTTTCGCGGTGCCAGGGGACACCTGCCCGGAGATGACGGCCACAGCGCGGCGGCCAAGGACGGCTTCCCGATTCACGAAGTGGCCGGTGAAGTCATCGCCAGCAGGCATCGCGCCCACCACCAGGGCGACCGCGTGGTGGGCTGGGCATCGGGATTCGACGGCCTGATGCAGCGGGTCATCGCCGATGGGGACGGCTTGGCGCCCTATGCCCCGGGGCTGACTCCCGCCCAAGCGGTCGGCCTGCAGCCGCTGGCCTGTGTGCTGTACGCCTGCGCGCAACTACCGGATCTGGCGGGTCGGCACGTCGCCGTCATCGGACAGGGGTCGATCGGGCTGCTCTTCTCCTATGCCGCGAAAGCGGCGGGGGCCCGCCGGGTAACCGGGGTCGATCCCATCGACCGGGAAAACCTTTCGGCAACCTTCGGAGTCGACAACGCCGTCCGGGCCACTAGCGATCGCTGGGTGAGCCAGCTGGGCGCCGGCGATCGTGCCGACATCGTCATCGAAGCCGTCGGACATCAGGTCGCTACCCTGGGGCACGCCATCGACGCCGCGGCGCCGGGGGGCACCGTGTTCTATTTCGGCGTCGCCGACGACGACGCCTACCCGATCAGCATGCGCACCATGCTGCGCAACAACCTGACCCTGAAATCCGGTGTCACCCAGGATCGCCGGCGCATGCTCGAACTCGCCGGGAAGTTCGCCGCCGAGCACCCCGAACTGCTCAGCGGCTATCTCACGCACAATTTCGACGTCGAAGACGTGCAGGCGGCGTTCGAACTGGCGTGCCGGCCGGTGCCCGAACGGGTGAAGATCGCGATCACCGCATGA
- a CDS encoding HpcH/HpaI aldolase family protein, translated as MKVVSNLQQRLGRGTPLWGGWITGPTWLGPEEFARAGYDYVGFDTQHGYLDDADVAGLLRRLEGVPIATVVRLPNADPAPIGRVLDAGADAVIIAMIESADQAAAAVAATRYPPAGVRSYGPLRASLGTDPAELQSRAGVYAMVETAAALSTIDDICAVDGLAGIYVGPADLAISLGTGVVGALDHPAVRQAVVGIHRAASAAGLHTGIHAGAAKAGKAMAQLGFEMITLAAESQALRRGAAEYLNEATAGTR; from the coding sequence ATGAAGGTCGTCAGCAACCTCCAACAGCGGCTCGGCCGGGGCACGCCGCTCTGGGGCGGCTGGATCACCGGTCCAACGTGGCTGGGGCCGGAGGAATTTGCCAGGGCCGGCTACGATTACGTCGGTTTCGACACCCAGCACGGTTACCTTGACGACGCCGACGTTGCCGGCCTGCTCCGGCGACTCGAAGGTGTGCCCATCGCCACCGTGGTGCGGTTGCCGAATGCGGATCCGGCGCCGATAGGGCGGGTGCTCGACGCCGGCGCCGATGCCGTCATCATCGCGATGATCGAGTCGGCCGACCAGGCCGCCGCGGCGGTAGCCGCCACCCGCTATCCGCCGGCCGGGGTGCGCAGCTACGGCCCGCTGCGGGCAAGCCTGGGCACCGACCCCGCCGAGCTGCAATCCCGGGCGGGCGTCTATGCGATGGTCGAGACCGCCGCGGCGCTCTCGACCATCGATGACATCTGCGCGGTCGACGGGCTGGCCGGAATCTATGTCGGACCCGCGGATCTGGCGATTTCGCTGGGAACCGGCGTCGTCGGCGCCCTCGATCACCCAGCGGTCCGGCAGGCCGTCGTCGGAATCCACCGCGCGGCTTCGGCGGCGGGCCTACACACCGGCATCCACGCCGGCGCCGCAAAGGCGGGTAAAGCGATGGCGCAGCTGGGATTCGAGATGATCACCCTGGCGGCCGAGTCCCAAGCGCTGCGCCGGGGAGCCGCGGAATACTTGAACGAGGCGACGGCGGGCACCCGATGA
- a CDS encoding SDR family NAD(P)-dependent oxidoreductase, translating into MTGGGRVALVTGAAGGQGWAIVQRLRAEGHSVAACDLRADRLDALVAESGDDAVISLALDVTDEAQWQEAVERAVTRFGALTALINNAGVLHRAALVDETAAGFESAWRVNCLGAFLGMRAALGALSAAEGTVIVNICSTGAIRPFPHHCAYGAAKWALRGLTQTAAAELAPAGIRVNAVFPGPIATSMLDEPTQARLAAVSMFGRLGRPAEVADAVAFLVSENSSFITGSELVVDGGQCLQVR; encoded by the coding sequence ATGACCGGCGGCGGGCGCGTCGCGCTGGTAACCGGAGCCGCCGGCGGGCAGGGGTGGGCGATTGTCCAACGACTTCGCGCCGAAGGCCACTCGGTGGCGGCATGCGATCTACGCGCCGACCGACTCGATGCGCTGGTCGCCGAGTCGGGCGACGATGCCGTGATTTCCCTGGCCCTGGATGTGACCGATGAAGCGCAATGGCAGGAGGCCGTCGAGCGCGCCGTCACCCGATTCGGGGCGTTGACCGCACTGATCAACAATGCCGGCGTGCTGCACCGTGCGGCGCTGGTCGATGAGACGGCCGCCGGCTTCGAAAGTGCTTGGCGGGTCAACTGTCTGGGGGCCTTCCTTGGCATGCGGGCGGCGCTCGGCGCGCTGAGCGCCGCCGAAGGCACGGTGATTGTCAACATCTGCAGCACCGGGGCGATCCGGCCATTCCCGCACCACTGCGCCTACGGTGCGGCCAAGTGGGCACTAAGGGGCCTGACCCAAACCGCTGCGGCCGAATTGGCGCCCGCCGGCATCCGGGTCAACGCGGTGTTCCCGGGGCCGATCGCGACGTCCATGCTCGATGAGCCGACTCAGGCTCGGCTGGCGGCGGTTTCGATGTTCGGCCGGCTGGGCCGGCCCGCCGAAGTCGCCGATGCGGTGGCGTTCTTGGTCTCCGAGAACTCATCATTCATCACGGGATCCGAACTCGTGGTCGACGGCGGACAGTGCCTGCAGGTCCGATGA